In Hyla sarda isolate aHylSar1 chromosome 9, aHylSar1.hap1, whole genome shotgun sequence, the following proteins share a genomic window:
- the GPANK1 gene encoding G patch domain and ankyrin repeat-containing protein 1, with product MNFPRLITFTKAREKSDLWENGEQRKKNFSRNSKVNISGEEAKTFYESLLSSEGEQSKKPSRKRRRVAAPSHEGTEGQYQNRPVMAAPGSTDEKNGYQLLKCSQHGDLKGVKRLLEKENCNVNFQDGYFWTAVMCAAYAGKKEVVSYLLKRGAAWVGVCETKGKDALALAEDAGHRDVVQLLQDSLRDHPPELPPRTPPPERKYCEVCKTHYQEDSIETHERSTVHLFNKKKKLPPTFYVIPEHNIGFKMMLKEGWDSEAGLGPSGAGRKFPVQTVLKRDQKGLGFQSSDKPKVTHFAANDTTAVARSAITHKRTQRVATVSKKEERRKEAKAKAWERDLRTYMNIDL from the exons ATGAATTTCCCGCGTCTCATCACATTCACCAAAGCTCGTGAGAAATCAGACTTATGGGAAAATGGAGaacaaagaaaaaagaatttcTCCAGGAACAGTAAGGTGAACATTTCTGGGGAGGAGGCAAAGACCTTCTATGAGAGTCTTCTGTCCAGTGAAGGAGAGCAGTCCAAGAAACCTTCCCGAAAACGCAGGCGGGTGGCCGCACCTTCACATGAAGGAACAGAAGGACAATACCAGAACAGACCAGTCATGGCTGCCCCGGGTTCTACAGATGAGAAGAATGGCTACCAGCTACTGAAATGTTCACAACACGGGGACCTTAAAGGGGTGAAGAGGCTTCTGGAGAAGGAGAACTGTAACGTCAATTTTCAGGATGGTTATTTCTGGACGGCTGTGATGTGCGCTGCTTATGCAGGGAAAAAAGAAGTCGTAAGTTATTTACTGAAAAGAGGTGCCGCCTGGGTCGGGGTGTGTGAGACCAAAGGCAAGGATGCTTTGGCATTAGCAGAAGATGCTGGGCATCGGGACGTTGTACAGCTACTACAAGATTCCCTGCGAGATCACCCTCCAGAGTTACCTCCAAG AACCCCTCCCCCGGAAAGAAAATACTGCGAGGTGTGCAAGACTCACTACCAAGAAGACAGCATCGAAACTCACGAACGCTCCACAGTGCATCTCTTCAACAAGAAAAAGAAGCTCCCTCCCACCTTCTACGTCATCCCAGAACATAACATCGGATTCAAGATGATGCTGAAGGAAGGCTGGGACTCTGAGGCAGGACTGGGACCCAGTGGGGCGGGCAGGAAGTTCCCTGTTCAGACAGTTCTCAAGAGAGACCAAAAAGGCCTCGGCTTCCAAAGTAGTGACAAGCCAAAGGTCACCCATTTTGCTGCTAATGACACTACAGCAGTAGCCAGGTCGGCTATAACACACAAGAGAACTCAAAGAGTGGCTACTGTCAGCAAGAAAGAGGAGAGAAGGAAGGAGGCAAAGGCCAAGGCCTGGGAGCGAGATCTGAGGACTTACATGAATATTGACCTGTAG